From Candidatus Atelocyanobacterium thalassa isolate ALOHA, a single genomic window includes:
- the mutS gene encoding DNA mismatch repair protein MutS, whose translation MYNSKRSNVSPHTDHRLLDFEDLTPMYRHYINIKEEYISSLLLYRVGDFFECFFQDAVTVSKEVGTFLTSKEAGKKIGRIALTGFPHHSLDRYAKLLIDRGYSIAICDQVEDSLEALSQGRMVERRVTKLLTPGTLMDDELLVPENSNFLVALTIRDNLWGLAYADISTGEFCTTQGVDLSNLKSELLRLQPAEVIIPANDIDSGRMIRPGEESSLLIDAFPDCFCYSLRTKTTFDLNTAREKLLNAFKVSSLEGMGCHDLPLAISAAGGLLKYIEDTQIDQQLTLQLPKNYNLNDFLIIDYQTRRNLEITKTIKNSIFKGSLLSTIQKPKTSMGARDLQRWLIEPLLSIERITERQDTVEELVEDITLRHDLKKLLASIHDLERISTKVTSETANARHLSCLANSLLKLKDLSKLAHRGKSFYFKALQNTPKELEKLGIYIRSHLIESLPVKLKEGGIIKDGVNAELDNMRSQIEDDREWLSNLEATERQKTGIASLKVSYSKSFGFYISLPRSKASQAPAYFIRRQTLTNEERFITPELKEREVRILNAQKNLKKLEYKVFTELRSKVAKKGYAVYQIAKSIAAIDILLSFAITAVEKNYCRPQILEDQLLKINNGRHPVVEELLPPGSFVPNSVSLKSSSKVLEEPNLIILTGPNSSGKSCYLRQIGVIQLLAQAGSFVPATSAQIGIADRIFTRVGAVDDLATGQSTFMVEMNETANILNHATEKSLILLDEVGRGTSTFDGLSIAWAIAEYLSEEIGGKTIFATHYHELNELASKVSRVANFQTIVEEKPDSLIFLHQIRPGGAKKSYGIEVAKLAGLPSSVTTRAKKIMEKVSQSSRIILKLNELEDN comes from the coding sequence ATGTACAATTCAAAAAGAAGCAATGTATCTCCCCATACCGATCATCGGCTCTTAGACTTTGAAGATCTAACTCCAATGTATCGTCATTACATCAACATTAAAGAAGAGTACATTTCTAGTTTGCTGTTATACAGAGTAGGAGACTTTTTTGAATGTTTCTTTCAAGATGCCGTAACCGTTTCTAAAGAAGTTGGAACATTCTTGACCAGTAAAGAAGCTGGGAAAAAAATTGGGAGAATTGCTTTAACAGGTTTTCCTCATCACTCACTAGACCGCTATGCCAAACTACTTATAGATAGAGGATATTCCATAGCAATTTGTGATCAAGTGGAAGATTCCTTAGAAGCATTATCTCAAGGACGAATGGTAGAAAGACGTGTAACTAAATTGTTGACCCCAGGAACTTTGATGGATGATGAATTATTAGTACCAGAAAATAGTAACTTTTTAGTAGCATTAACAATAAGAGATAATTTATGGGGACTTGCTTATGCAGATATATCTACAGGAGAATTTTGTACTACTCAGGGAGTAGATTTGTCAAATCTTAAATCAGAACTGCTTAGATTACAGCCAGCAGAAGTTATTATTCCAGCAAATGATATAGATTCTGGTAGGATGATACGTCCTGGAGAAGAATCTTCACTGTTGATAGATGCTTTTCCAGATTGTTTTTGTTATTCATTGAGGACAAAGACAACTTTTGATTTAAATACTGCGAGGGAAAAACTTTTAAATGCTTTTAAAGTCAGTTCTCTAGAAGGGATGGGTTGTCATGATTTGCCCTTAGCTATTAGTGCTGCAGGAGGACTTCTTAAATATATAGAAGATACCCAAATAGATCAACAACTTACACTACAACTACCAAAAAATTATAATTTAAATGATTTCCTGATCATAGATTATCAGACACGTCGTAATTTAGAAATAACAAAAACTATTAAAAACTCTATTTTTAAAGGTTCTTTATTATCAACTATTCAAAAACCTAAGACTTCTATGGGTGCTCGTGATCTACAGCGTTGGTTGATAGAGCCTTTATTAAGTATTGAAAGAATAACTGAAAGACAGGACACAGTTGAAGAATTAGTAGAGGATATCACATTAAGACATGATCTTAAAAAATTATTAGCTAGTATTCATGACTTAGAGAGGATTAGTACTAAAGTTACTTCAGAGACAGCCAATGCTAGACATTTATCTTGCCTAGCTAATTCATTATTAAAACTAAAAGACCTGTCAAAACTTGCACATCGAGGTAAGTCCTTTTATTTTAAAGCTTTACAGAATACGCCTAAAGAATTAGAGAAGCTTGGTATATATATTCGTAGTCACTTAATAGAATCTCTTCCTGTAAAATTAAAAGAAGGAGGAATTATTAAGGATGGAGTTAATGCAGAGTTGGATAACATGAGAAGTCAAATAGAAGATGATCGTGAATGGTTATCTAATCTAGAGGCAACAGAAAGACAAAAAACGGGTATTGCTTCTCTCAAAGTTAGTTATAGTAAATCTTTTGGCTTTTATATAAGTCTACCTCGTAGTAAAGCAAGTCAAGCCCCAGCTTATTTTATCAGAAGACAAACATTAACTAATGAAGAGCGTTTTATTACTCCCGAGCTAAAAGAACGAGAAGTTCGTATTTTAAATGCACAAAAAAATCTTAAAAAGTTAGAGTATAAAGTTTTTACAGAGCTACGCTCAAAAGTAGCAAAAAAAGGATATGCAGTTTACCAAATTGCTAAGTCTATAGCAGCTATTGATATTTTATTAAGTTTTGCGATAACTGCTGTTGAAAAGAATTACTGTCGCCCTCAAATTTTAGAAGATCAATTATTAAAAATCAATAATGGTAGACACCCAGTAGTTGAAGAATTGTTGCCTCCTGGCTCTTTCGTGCCTAATTCAGTTTCTCTCAAAAGTTCTAGCAAAGTATTAGAAGAACCTAATCTAATTATTTTGACAGGCCCTAACTCCAGTGGAAAAAGCTGCTACCTGAGACAAATAGGAGTTATTCAGCTGTTAGCACAGGCTGGAAGTTTTGTTCCAGCTACTTCTGCACAGATAGGCATTGCTGACCGCATTTTTACACGTGTAGGAGCAGTAGATGATTTGGCAACTGGACAGTCAACTTTTATGGTAGAAATGAATGAAACTGCTAATATACTCAATCATGCAACAGAAAAATCATTAATCTTATTAGATGAAGTTGGTAGAGGAACATCAACTTTTGATGGGCTTTCCATAGCCTGGGCTATAGCAGAGTATCTAAGTGAAGAGATTGGAGGAAAGACTATATTTGCAACTCATTATCATGAATTAAATGAACTAGCATCTAAAGTTTCTAGGGTAGCTAATTTCCAAACTATAGTTGAAGAAAAACCAGATAGTCTCATATTTCTTCACCAAATTCGTCCAGGAGGAGCTAAAAAGTCTTATGGAATTGAAGTTGCTAAATTAGCTGGCCTGCCTTCTTCCGTAACTACAAGGGCTAAAAAAATTATGGAAAAGGTTAGTCAATCTAGCAGAATTATATTGAAACTTAATGAATTAGAAGATAATTAA
- a CDS encoding glycosyltransferase family 2 protein has protein sequence MIVFISIVIPTYNRKPILEKCLYALEKQRFTDSKVNTYEIVLVDDGSTDGTLEWLNKNTNDFPHVHCFVQNHLGPASARNLGIEKAKGDIIIFIDSDLVVTKSFLQSHADALVKGEEKLGNDRLFTYGSVINTCNFNNPTAEAYKVTDFSAAFFATGNVAIARKWLEKAGLFDISFKQYGWEDLELGVRLKKLGLKLIKCPEAVGYHWHPAFNLKQIPSLINQEIERGKMGVLFYQKHPTFEVRLMIQMTLFHKVLWGILSLGGTLNENTLSPILQWFINRGKPQIALEIARIFLNWYNVKAVYKAYQDI, from the coding sequence ATAATCGTGTTTATAAGCATTGTCATTCCGACCTACAATCGTAAACCAATCTTAGAAAAATGTCTTTATGCATTAGAAAAACAAAGATTTACTGATAGTAAAGTTAATACTTATGAAATAGTTCTCGTTGATGATGGCTCTACGGATGGAACTTTAGAATGGTTAAATAAAAATACAAATGATTTTCCTCATGTTCATTGTTTTGTTCAAAATCATCTTGGCCCCGCGTCAGCAAGAAATTTAGGTATAGAAAAAGCAAAGGGAGACATAATAATTTTTATTGATAGTGATCTGGTTGTGACTAAGTCATTTCTACAATCACATGCAGATGCATTGGTAAAAGGCGAGGAAAAATTAGGCAATGATCGCTTATTTACCTATGGTTCAGTTATTAATACGTGTAATTTTAATAACCCAACTGCGGAAGCTTATAAAGTGACTGATTTTTCTGCTGCTTTTTTTGCTACTGGTAATGTAGCGATTGCTCGAAAATGGCTAGAAAAAGCAGGACTATTTGATATAAGTTTTAAACAATACGGATGGGAAGACCTAGAGTTAGGCGTAAGATTGAAAAAATTGGGATTGAAGTTGATTAAGTGTCCTGAGGCAGTTGGTTATCATTGGCACCCAGCTTTTAATTTAAAACAAATTCCTAGTCTCATTAATCAAGAAATTGAAAGAGGGAAAATGGGAGTTTTATTTTATCAGAAGCATCCTACTTTTGAAGTTCGTCTGATGATTCAAATGACATTGTTTCATAAAGTTTTATGGGGAATATTATCTCTAGGTGGAACTTTGAATGAAAACACTTTATCGCCTATTCTACAGTGGTTTATTAATCGTGGAAAACCACAAATAGCATTAGAAATCGCTCGTATTTTTCTTAACTGGTACAATGTAAAAGCTGTATATAAAGCTTATCAAGATATATAG
- a CDS encoding DUF2079 domain-containing protein translates to MKSSRLLWLIISISFLILFGCSSLRHSLFQSNALDLGWFDQTFYLISQGIEPIVSFSDNHILGDHAAIIVYPLSLLYAVYPNVYWLLIIQSCALSITILPLWKLSKQANLSDGSSLIVVLIYLFYPLTFNVNLFDFHTEIIALPAIVWSIFAAKSNFKLQFIFSILLILSCKAVLSLTVIGMGIWLFFNERKREYGIFALFTGIIWFIIATQSIIPHFNNGEVAAVGRYSFLGSSVFNIITNLFVNPQIIFSHVWNLANLEYIFLLFIPIIWYLNPYYFGVLIPTIPSLVLNLLTDYQPQKDLIHQYSVPIIPFLLLLVITSMQHKKRTTTFTKYTLVWSLLSFLTLAKFDFFISKYIKQAGSLSAMREAVELIPPKVKVLTSPQFAPHLGHRSIIKLAIKDQEPIDINNFDHILLNVRYPGWENSRDTVDNLVKKIKNDLNFKIEYSHKDIILFKKNINDLKI, encoded by the coding sequence ATGAAAAGTTCTCGTCTACTCTGGTTAATTATTAGTATAAGTTTCCTCATCTTATTTGGATGTTCCAGTTTAAGACATTCACTTTTTCAGTCCAATGCCCTAGATTTAGGTTGGTTTGATCAAACTTTTTATTTAATTAGTCAAGGAATTGAACCTATTGTATCTTTCTCCGATAATCATATTTTAGGAGACCATGCAGCAATTATTGTATATCCTTTATCATTACTCTATGCAGTTTATCCAAATGTATATTGGCTATTAATTATTCAGTCATGTGCATTGTCAATAACTATTTTACCTTTATGGAAACTATCAAAACAAGCTAATTTGTCTGATGGCTCATCTCTGATTGTAGTATTAATATATTTATTTTATCCACTAACTTTTAATGTTAACTTATTCGACTTTCATACAGAAATTATTGCCTTGCCTGCTATTGTATGGTCAATTTTCGCAGCAAAGTCAAACTTTAAATTACAGTTTATATTTTCAATTCTATTAATTTTAAGTTGCAAGGCAGTATTATCGTTGACAGTAATTGGAATGGGAATTTGGCTGTTTTTTAATGAGAGAAAGAGAGAATATGGTATTTTTGCATTGTTTACAGGAATAATATGGTTCATCATTGCGACACAGTCTATTATTCCTCACTTTAATAATGGTGAAGTTGCAGCTGTAGGAAGATATTCATTTTTAGGAAGTTCAGTTTTTAATATCATCACTAACTTATTCGTTAATCCACAAATCATTTTTAGTCATGTCTGGAACTTAGCAAATTTAGAATATATTTTCTTACTATTTATTCCTATAATTTGGTATTTGAACCCTTATTATTTTGGTGTTTTAATACCTACTATTCCTAGTTTAGTTTTAAATTTATTAACGGATTATCAACCACAAAAAGATTTAATTCATCAGTATTCTGTTCCAATAATACCATTTTTATTGTTACTAGTTATTACTTCTATGCAACATAAAAAAAGAACGACTACTTTTACTAAATACACATTAGTTTGGTCATTGCTAAGTTTTTTAACATTGGCAAAATTTGATTTCTTTATTTCTAAATATATTAAACAAGCAGGAAGTTTGTCAGCCATGAGAGAAGCTGTGGAATTAATACCTCCAAAGGTTAAAGTATTGACATCCCCGCAATTTGCACCTCATTTAGGCCATCGTTCTATTATAAAATTAGCTATTAAAGATCAAGAGCCTATTGATATTAATAATTTTGATCATATCTTATTAAATGTACGTTATCCTGGTTGGGAAAACTCTAGAGATACAGTTGATAATTTAGTAAAAAAAATAAAAAATGATTTAAATTTTAAAATAGAATATAGTCACAAAGATATTATTTTATTTAAGAAAAATATCAATGATTTGAAAATTTGA
- the gcvT gene encoding glycine cleavage system aminomethyltransferase GcvT, translated as MDSSISQDLLKTPIHDLLVEKKAKMINFFGWHMPIQFSGIQVEHNAVRNSVGIFDVSHMGKLLIEGDDLVPLLQSLVPSDIKKLAPGKAQYTTFLNSAGGIIDDIIIYYQNSRKALIITNSSTKDKDIKWIKLNAESTSIKITDLSQEKVLLAIQGPQALKKLQLFVDIDITNLSFFEHIETEILGCSAFISRTGYTGEDGFEVMVSNVIGKKLWKLLVDDEKVVPCGLGARDTLRLEASMCLYGQDINDNTTPLEAGLHKLVHLDSKGDFIGREVLEKQTNEGVGKLLVVLEMEGKQIARRGYNIFSHGKQVSTITSGTFIPTIKKALSFAYLPIHLSQVGTTVEVEIRKKFYSAKVIQKTLYKSKKKKNKQ; from the coding sequence AAATTTTTTTGGTTGGCATATGCCTATTCAATTTAGTGGTATTCAAGTAGAACACAATGCTGTTAGAAATAGTGTTGGAATATTTGATGTTTCTCATATGGGTAAACTTTTAATAGAAGGGGATGATTTAGTTCCTTTATTACAATCTCTAGTTCCATCAGATATTAAGAAGCTAGCTCCTGGAAAAGCACAATATACAACATTTTTAAACTCTGCTGGTGGAATAATAGACGACATTATTATTTATTATCAAAACTCTAGAAAAGCTTTGATAATAACTAATTCATCTACAAAAGATAAGGACATAAAATGGATTAAGTTAAATGCAGAATCTACTTCAATCAAAATAACAGATTTATCTCAGGAAAAAGTTTTACTAGCGATTCAAGGACCACAAGCTTTAAAGAAGTTACAGTTATTTGTTGATATTGACATAACAAACTTATCTTTTTTTGAACATATAGAAACTGAAATATTAGGATGTTCTGCTTTTATATCTCGTACAGGATATACAGGTGAAGACGGTTTTGAGGTAATGGTCTCTAATGTAATAGGAAAAAAATTATGGAAATTGCTTGTTGATGATGAAAAAGTAGTACCTTGTGGTTTGGGAGCTAGAGACACTTTGCGTTTAGAAGCATCTATGTGTTTATATGGCCAAGATATTAATGATAATACTACTCCTTTAGAAGCTGGTTTGCATAAGTTGGTACATCTAGATAGTAAAGGTGATTTTATTGGACGAGAGGTATTAGAGAAACAAACCAACGAAGGGGTTGGTAAGTTATTGGTAGTATTAGAGATGGAGGGTAAACAAATTGCTCGTCGTGGATATAATATTTTTTCTCATGGTAAACAGGTAAGTACAATAACTAGTGGCACATTTATTCCAACAATAAAAAAAGCTTTATCGTTTGCTTACCTTCCTATTCATTTGAGTCAAGTAGGAACAACAGTTGAAGTAGAGATAAGAAAAAAGTTTTATTCAGCAAAAGTTATTCAAAAAACATTGTATAAATCTAAAAAAAAGAAAAATAAACAATAA